TGGATGGAGGTGCATTTGCATTAAGTGGTACGCCCCAAGATATCGAACAAGAAAATAGGCTACTTAGAGAAACCATCTCGCAGCTGAAAAATGAATTGGATAGATATCGTTCTCCTGCGCTTCTTGTTGCAGATGTTGTGGAGCTTATTGATGAAAATAACGCACTCATTGTCATGCCAAACGGTAATAAATTCTTTGTTGATATTTCTAGCGAGCTTGAAGACTTAAAGGCGGGGGATTCTGTTTTAGTTGAGCAAAAAAATCTCACTATTGTTGATAAGGTTCGTTCTACGAGACGTTTTAATGTTGAGCAATTTGTTATTATGGAAAAGCCAAATGTCAAATGGTCTGATATTGGCGGTTTAAAGCGCGAAGCTGAAGAAATTCGCGAGGTTGTCGAATTACCATTAAAAAGTCCAGAACTCTTTACAAAAGTGGGTATTGAACCGCCAAAAGGTATTTTACTTCATGGTCCTCCAGGTACTGGAAAAACGCTTCTTGCTAAAGCTGTTGCCTCAAGTACGAACTCAACGTTTATTGAAGTTGTTGGTAGTGAGTTGGTGCAGAAATTTATTGGTGAAGGTGCAAAATTAGTTAAAGAAATTTTTGAGCTTGCTCGAGAAAAGGCTCCTGCAATAGTATTTATTGATGAATTAGATTCCTTAGCTGCAAGTAGAATTGAGTTAGGAACAAGTGGTGAGCGTGAGGTACAACGAACGTTCATGCAGTTTCTTGCAGAAATTGATGGTTTTAAACCGCTTGCTGATGTAAAAATTATTGGTTGCACGAACAGAAAAGATATTTTAGATCCTGCAGTACTTCGTCCTGGTCGTCTTGATAGGTTAATTGAAGTAGGTAATCCTGATATCGAAGGTGTTGAGCAAATTCTTCGTATTCATACTAAAAATATGAAAGTAGAAAAAGGTTTTCGTTATAAAGAGATGGCTAAACTGCTTGAAGGTATGAGTGGTGCTGAAATTAAAGCTGTTTGTACTGAATCGGGTTATGCTGCAATTCGTGAAAAGCGAACAATTGTTACAAAATTGGATTTTGCGTATGCAAAAGAAAAAGTTCTTCGTAATGAAGAAACTGAAGGCGATGAGTATTTGCGTATGTTTAGTTAG
The window above is part of the Candidatus Woesearchaeota archaeon genome. Proteins encoded here:
- a CDS encoding AAA family ATPase → MPNGNKFFVDISSELEDLKAGDSVLVEQKNLTIVDKVRSTRRFNVEQFVIMEKPNVKWSDIGGLKREAEEIREVVELPLKSPELFTKVGIEPPKGILLHGPPGTGKTLLAKAVASSTNSTFIEVVGSELVQKFIGEGAKLVKEIFELAREKAPAIVFIDELDSLAASRIELGTSGEREVQRTFMQFLAEIDGFKPLADVKIIGCTNRKDILDPAVLRPGRLDRLIEVGNPDIEGVEQILRIHTKNMKVEKGFRYKEMAKLLEGMSGAEIKAVCTESGYAAIREKRTIVTKLDFAYAKEKVLRNEETEGDEYLRMFS